The Pseudomonadota bacterium genomic sequence CCTATAACAGCCATCCTTCGAATGCAAAAATGATGAAAAATAAAAGAAATGACCCTCGTCCATACCGACCTTGCGTTGGTATGGTGTTGATTAACAGTCACAAACGTGTTTTCGTTGCCAAACGAATTGATACACAGAGCTCTCATTGGCAGATGCCCCAAGGTGGCATCGAAGATGGGGAGACACCAGTTGAGGCAGCTTTTCGGGAACTAAATGAAGAAATTGGCACCAATAGTCTTGAATTAATAGCAGAATGTCCTGATTGGTTTTCGTACGATCTACCACACAATATTTCAAAAACAGTGTGGCAGGGCCGTTATCGTGGGCAAAAGCAGAAATGGTGCGCCTTTCGTTTTCTGGGCATTGACAGCGATATAAATATTCAAACGAGAAGTCCTGAATTCTCGGATTGGCGCTGGGCTGAGGCTCAGCAGCTGCCAAAACTCGTTATCCCTTTTAAAAAAGACGTTTATGAGCGTGTGATAAGCATATTCCAGCCTCTATTGGTTGACTGAAAATTATACCTTACACCTAGACAAATTTCTAATATTTATATTAAATAGTATTTCACGATAGATGTAGTTTGGTTTTTGTTGTGATAAACGGATTTTATGTATAACTACGGTTGTAGGTATTTCACATGGTTCTGA encodes the following:
- a CDS encoding RNA pyrophosphohydrolase, encoding MMKNKRNDPRPYRPCVGMVLINSHKRVFVAKRIDTQSSHWQMPQGGIEDGETPVEAAFRELNEEIGTNSLELIAECPDWFSYDLPHNISKTVWQGRYRGQKQKWCAFRFLGIDSDINIQTRSPEFSDWRWAEAQQLPKLVIPFKKDVYERVISIFQPLLVD